One window of Myxocyprinus asiaticus isolate MX2 ecotype Aquarium Trade chromosome 4, UBuf_Myxa_2, whole genome shotgun sequence genomic DNA carries:
- the LOC127440052 gene encoding E3 ubiquitin-protein ligase RNF185 has translation MASAAASESSSAANGQTSGENGSTQDSTFECNICLDTSKDAVISLCGHLFCWPCLHQWLETRPNRQVCPVCKAGISRDKVIPLYGRGSTSQQDPRERTPPRPQGQRPEPENRGGFQGFGFGDGGFQMSFGIGAFPFGIFATAFNINDGRPPPAAPGTPQQMDEQFLSRLFLFVALLIMFWLLIA, from the exons ATGGCCAGCGCAGCTGCCAGCGAGAGTTCTTCTGCAGCTAATGGACAGACGTCAGGAGAAAACGGCAGCACGCAGGACAGCACGTTTGAATGCAACATCTGTCTGGACACATCCAAAGACGCAGTCATCAGTTTGTGTGGTCATCTCTTCTG TTGGCCGTGCTTGCATCAA TGGTTAGAAACAAGGCCGAACAGACAGGTGTGTCCTGTTTGTAAGGCAGGCATCAGTCGGGATAAAGTGATCCCGCTGTATGGAAGAGGCAGTACAAGTCAGCAAGACCCAAG AGAGAGAACTCCTCCACGACCACAAGGACAACGGCCAGAACCGGAGAATCGTGGC GGATTTCAGGGATTTGGCTTTGGAGATGGAGGATTCCAGATGTCTTTTGGCATTGGGGCTTTTCCCTTTGGGATCTTTGCCACAGCATTTAACATCAATGATGGGAGACCACCACCAG CAGCCCCAGGCACCCCTCAGCAAATGGATGAGCAGTTCCTGTCCCGCCTCTTCCTGTTCGTGGCGCTCCTCATCATGTTCTGGCTGCTCATCGCTTAA
- the LOC127440041 gene encoding uncharacterized protein LOC127440041, producing MDATEKLIQIVYTYPVLYNVSCHNYRSSEKRAKAWRDVAASVGLSVVECKRRWRSIRDRYIRERRLCKLKREEGGRRLHHWPHRETLSFLDAHIRKRKRHSESEALEDMGGSGQESPEESLDESSTGDSKPTESRLEKSKSDGSKCDKTQTADSKEFLLNIPESKSLMSPQIKANIAAQLNPLSQLPLSIVTQLAPVKQVQPMTQLAVVTSLPPGLKVSQASCSTSPQVPIQTNATAASVSSTNVNGKMEEKEVLKSRDKPVIDRALDEDELFLLSYVPALKRLTPQKRAAVKMTIQQIMFDAEFKDD from the exons ATGGACGCGACTGAGAAATTAATCCAAATTGTATACACTTACCCGGTACTTTACAACGTTTCGTGTCACAATTATCGCAGTTCTGAGAAGAGGGCGAAAGCGTGGAGGGACGTCGCCGCGTCTGTTGGTCTCTCGG TGGTGGAATGCAAAAGAAGATGGAGGAGTATAAGGGACAGGTACATCAGAGAGAGAAGACTGTGTAAACTAAAGAGGGAAGAAGGGGGGCGTCGCTTGCATCACTGGCCACACAGAGAAACCCTCTCGTTTCTGGACGCTCATATCAGGAAGAGAAAGCGTCACAGTGAATCAGAAGCTCTGGAGGACATGGGTGGAAGCGGACAGGAGTCACCTGAGGAGTCACTCGATGAGTCCAGCACAGGTGATTCAAAGCCAACCGAGTCAAGACTTGAAAAATCAAAGAGTGATGGGTCAAAGTGTGACAAGACACAGACGGCAGATTCAAAGGAATTTCTCTTGAATATTCCAGAGTCCAAGTCTCTGATGTCTCCTCAGATTAAGGCAAATATTGCAGCTCAATTAAATCCCTTGTCACAGCTGCCTTTGTCTATTGTCACTCAGCTCGCCCCCGTCAAACAGGTCCAACCAATGACCCAGCTCGCGGTCGTCACCAGTCTGCCTCCTGGACTGAAGGTGTCACAGGCTTCATGTTCAACTTCACCGCAAGTTCCCATCCAGACAAATGCAACAGCAGCATCAGTCTCATCCACAAACGTCAATGGGAAAATGGAGGAAAAAGAGGTGCTGAAGAGTCGTGACAAACCAGTTATCGACAGAGCTCTTGATGAGGACGAGTTGTTTCTCTTGAGTTATGTCCCAGCCCTCAAAAGACTGACACCACAGAAAAGAGCTGCAGTTAAAATGACAATCCAGCAGATTATGTTTGATGCAGAGTTCAAAGATGACTAA